CTGGTCAAGATGCCGTTTCGGTTGCTCAGACGTTTAATGATAGACTGTCTATAACCGGTACGATATTGTCGAAGCTAGATGGTGATGCACGTGGTGGTGCTGCACTTTCTATAAGGGAAGTTACAGGGAGCCCTATAAAATTTATTGGTGTTGGTGAGAAATTAGATGAGTCTGCTCTCGAAGTTTTTTATCCAGATAGAATGGCTTCTAGAATACTTGGTATGGGAGATATGCTAAGTCTTATAGAGAAAGCTCAGGCAAATTATGATGAGAAAAAGGCATTAGAACTAGAACAAAAGATAAAAGATCAGAGTTTTACATTTGATGATTTTCTAGATCAAATGCAACAAATGAAAAAAATGGGTTCGCTTACTGATATTATTGGAATGTTGCCAGGAGTAAACTCCAAGCAATTAAAGAATTTAAATGTTGATGATAAAGAGATTTCAAGAGTTGAGGCTATTATATTGTCAATGACAAAACAAGAACGAGCTAATCCAGAAATAATAGATGCTAGCAGAAGAAAGAGAATTGCACGAGGCAGTGGAATGAAGGTTCAAGATGTAAATAGATTACTTAAGCAATTTAAAGAGACAAAGAAGATGATGAAACAATTTGCTGGCATGGAAAAAATGATGAAGAAAAAAGGTAAAAAGGGTAAATTTGGATTAAATCCATTTAGATAAATAACAATAGTAAAGGAGGTGAAACAATATGGCAGTTAAAATCAGATTAAAAAGAATGGGTTCTAAAAAGAAACCTTTCTATAGAGTAGTTGTAGCTGACTCTAGAGCTCCTAGAGATGGTAAATTCATCGAAGAGATTGGATACTACAATCCAGTTTCAGAACCAAAAGTAGTTAAAATTGATGATGAAAAAGCTAAAAAATGGTTAGCTAACGGTGCAAAACCAACAGAAACAGTTAACAAGTTGTTCAAAGGCAACGGAATTACTGAGTAGGTTTTGATGTAAGTTCTACCACTATTGCTTTTGAGGAGTTGAATATGATGAAAGAATTAGTAGAAGTGATTGCAAAGTCTTTAGTAGACAATCCAGATGAAGTAGTTGTTAACGAAGTTCAAGGAACTAATACAACAATTATTGAGTTGAAAGTAGCTTCTGACGATATGGGAAAAGTCATTGGAAAACAAGGCAAAATAGCAAAAGCAATTAGAACTGTAGTTAAAGCAGCAGCGATTAAAGATAAAAAAAGAGTTGTTGTGGAAATTATATAGGGATTAGACTAATCTAGTCCCTTTTTTTGTAGTTATATTTTGATAAAGTACATAATGGTTGGAGTGATGATGATGAGAGAACTTGTTAAAATTGGTAGTATTTCAAGCGCAAAAGGGTTAAAAGGAGAATTTAAAGTATTTCCAGAGAATGACGAAATATTTTATTTAGAAATTGGTGATAAAATATTCATAGAGGGAGTATTTGAAGATCTTGTTATTGAAAAAATTTCGGAGTATAAGAATATGGTTACAATTAAACTCAAAAATTATAATCACATAGACCAAATAAAAAAACTAAAAAATCAAGGGATATTTATAGATAAGCAAGATTCAAAAGTAGAGGAAGAAGAAGGGCTATCTGCTAGAGAGGTAATTGGATTTGCAGTTATAAATAATAGTAATGATGAAAATTTAGGAGAAGTAATTAATAGTATAGGTTCTAGTTCGCAAGAAGTGTTGGTGGTAAATAAAGATGAAAAAGAATGGATGATACCATTTGTAGAAGCTTTTATTGAAGAAATTGATGAAGAAGAAAAGGTATTAAGAGTTAGCGTTATAGAGGGGATGATATAATAATGAAGATTGATATATTAACATTATTTCCCCGAATGTTTGATGGAGTATTACAGGAAAGTATAATAAAGAGAGCAATAGAGAAAGATTTGGTTGAAATAGAGGCAATTGATTTTAGAATATTTTCTGAAGATAAACACAATAGGGTTGATGATTATCCTTTTGGTGGAGGGGCAGGTATGGTTATAAAGCCAGAACCTATAGCTAGAGCACTGAAAAGTATAGAGGGGTATGAAGATGCTAGAGTGATATATATGAGTCCTAAAGGGAGTGTCTTGAACCAAAAAAAATCAAATGAACTAGCAGAGGATAATCACTTAATTATAATTTGTGGACATTACGAAGGGATAGATCAGAGATTTATTGATAATTATGTAGATGAAGAGATATCAATAGGTGATTACGTTCTTACTGGAGGTGAAATTCCTGCAATGGCTTTAGTTGATACAATTGTTAGACTATTGCCAGATGCGTTAGGAAAACAGGAATCGTATGAGGAAGATTCACATTACAAAGGATTGCTTGAATATCCACATTATACAAGACCTAGAGTGTTTGAGGGAGAAGAAGTACCAGAAGTGCTATTATCGGGTCATCATGCAAATGTTGATAAGTGGAGACATGAAAAATCTCTAGAAATAACGGCAAAGAATAGACCAGATATGATTGAAAAATATGATTTAACAAAAAACGATATTAAGTACTTGAAGGAAAAAGGCTATGGTATAAAAAAATAACTTGCAATATTTCTTTTTAAATGTTATAATTTTTGAGGTATTCATTCCGTGTGTTCCTCTGCCTGACGGGTAAGAACATCGAATCGAGAAGGAGGAAATATAAATGGATTTAATTAAAATGATTGAACAAGAGCAGTTAAGAGAGGTTATTGAATTTAATGTTGGAGATACAGTTCAAGTATACTACCACATCAAAGAAGGTAACAGAGAAAGAGTTCAGATGTTTGAAGGAACAGTAATCAAACGTCAAGGAACAGGAGCTAGAGAGACATTTACAGTAAGAAGAATTTCTTATGGCGTAGGTGTTGAAAGAGTATTCCCAGTTCATTCACCAAAAATCGAAAAGATGAAAGTAGTACGTGAAGGTAAAGTAAGAAGAGCTAGACTTCACTACTTACGTGAAAGAACAGGTAAGAGTGCTAGAGTTAAAGCTAAAACTAACTACTAAAGAGATGATGGGGCTGAAATCAGTCCCATTATTTTTTTAAAATGGATTTTACAATAAATTTGTGAAGGCAATAAGATGTCTTTAGATGTTTAATGTATTGAGAAGGAGTGAGCGTATGAATATTAACTGGTTTCCAGGTCATATGAAAAAAACAAGAGAATTGATCCAGAAAAACCTAAAATTGGTCGATATAGTTTATGAAGTAATTGATGCAAGAATACCTGTAAGTAGTAGAAATCCTGAAATAGATCAACTAGTTCAGAGCAAACCGCGTGTTATTATAATGAATAAGGCTGATTTAGCTTCTGAAACAGGAAATGCTGCTTGGAAAAGATACTTTGAGAAGCAAGGATACCCAACACTTTTTATGGAACAAAATAAAACCAAAAGTGTAAAAAAATTAATACAAGTTACTGAAAAAGCTATGGGTGATAAGAGAGCTAAGCAATTAGAAAAAGGAATAGTTAATCGTCCAATTAGGATAATGATAGTTGGTATTCCAAATGCAGGGAAATCTACGATAATCAATGCATTAGCAAAGCGTAAAAGTACTCAAACTGGAAATAGACCAGGAGTTACAAAGGGTAAACAATGGGTTAAACTAGCTAATAACTTAGAATTACTTGATACTCCAGGGATTTTGTGGCCTAAATTTGAAGACGAGGAGGTTGCAAAACATCTTGCGTTTACGGGTGCTATAAGAGATGAAATTATGGATACTGAAACGCTTGCACTAAGATTGATAGAGAGACTTATATTGATAGACCCAATGTATTTAGAAGAAAGATATAAAGTGGAAGTAAATGTAGATAATGGTTTAGATACTATGGAGATTATAGCAAGGAAACGTGGTTGTATAATGAAATCAAGAGAAATTGATTATACGAGAATAGCCCATATAATACTAGATGAGTTTAGGAGAGCTATTATAGGAAGGATAACATTAGAATTTCCAGAGAAATAGGTGATGATATGAAGCTTAGTATTGATAATGGAAATATAAAACCTGAAAATATTAAGACAAATTTGAAAAAATGGATTACAGGAATTTTACTAGACATAAAGTCAGATGAAATAATAGTAAAGACGGATGATGGTGATAAATCTTTTTATTTAAAGGGTAATTTAAGTGATGAAGAAAACTTAGAGATTGGTAATGAATTTAAATTTTTGGTTAGTGGGAAAAATGAATTAACTAAAATAGAAAAAATTGAAGTTGAAAATGTAGAAAATGGTAAATATAATAAAGCACCGGAAAATGATGCAAAAGTTTTGACAAAATCGCTATTAACAGACTTGAAAAAAATGAATTACGGTAGTATACTTGATTCGAAGGGTCGAGAGAATGAAATAATAGATTTAGCAAAGAATCTTGGGTTTGAATTTTCAAAAGATGAAATCATTCAAGTAAAAAATGCGACAAAGTTTATTTCTGATACTATAGATGATAATATTAGTATAGAATATGTTAAATTGCCTTCTAATCAAGTGGAATTAACTTTTAATACGAATAATAACGTTGAAATTAGTGAAATGAGTGAACTAAAAGAAAATGTGTTTAGCCAGTCTGCGGATAATTTAGAATTAGGTTCTACTAAAATTGCTGAAAGTGAAAAAATTGAGTTAGTAGAACTTGACAAAAATTTTAAATTAGAATTAGAAAGCATTAAGCAAGATTTAAGTAAACCACAGGAAAAATTAAATTTATATGGATTGATACTGAAAAAGCTGAAATTGCCTTTATCTTTGGAGAATTTTAGGGCTCTTATCCAACTTGATGAGAGCTCTTTTTTGCATGAGTTGTTATCAGAAAATTCTAAAGATAATGATTTTCAGCGAGTTGAACTAAAATCAATTATTGATATAATTACTAAAATTGGTATAGCAAAAGGAGAAAGTCAAAGTGTTATTCAGTTGCTGTTTGGGAACAAGATGAATAATTTGCAGTCATATACCGATTTAAAAGAAGAATTGAGCAAAGCCATAGTTGAACGGAAAGAGTCCTTAGAATCAAAAATAGAGGGGTTAGAAGACAAAGAAGAATCTCGAATTTCTGACAAATTTGATAAAATACTGAAGATCAAATCAACTTTGGAAGCTAATTTGAATATTTCAGTGATTCCCATAAATATAGAAGATAAAATATCAGGACAATTATATTATAGGAAAAATAAATTTAAGAATATTAGAGACCAGCATACAGTTTTACTTGACTTAAATACTGAAAATCTAGGGAAGATAAAAATTTTGTGTTATCAAAATGATTCGAGTTTAGCAATTAGATTTATCGGAGAAGAAAAAAAGATTATCAATTATATTAAATCAATGCAAAAAAAACTTATGAGCTTATTGAATGATACAATTTATGAAAATTTGAAAATTGAGTATGCAATTAGCAAAAATGAGTCTGCCCTTAAAAATTTATTGGAAGTTACTAAATTGGAAGGAGTTGATTTTAGAGTATGAGTAAGGAAAAAAAAGCCATAGCGCTTAGATATATACCGGATGAAGATTCTGCGCCAAAAGTGTTAGCTAAAGGTAAGGGGTATGTTGCAGAGCGAATAATAAAAACGGCTGAGGATGCAAAGGTAAATGTTGTTGAAAATAAGGAAGTTGCCGAGTCGCTATTTAATGTGGAGATAGCTAGTGAAATTCCATCTGATATGTTTGAAGCCGTTGCAGGGATATTGGCATTTGTTTATCAATTAGATCGTGAATTTGAATAATAGATCAAAGGGAGCTCATGGAGAAAGAATAGCTATCAAATATTTATCTGATAAGGGATATGAATTATTAGACATGAATTATTGGGTTAAGTTTGGAGAAGTTGATTTGATAATGTTACATGGCGAATTTATAGTTTTTGTTGAAGTGAAGATGAGATGGGACTGTGATAAAGGATGGCCAGTTGAAGCAGTAACACCAAAAAAGCAAAAGAATATTAGACAGGTTGCGAATATATATTGGCAAATGGGTCAATGGAAGAATAAGCAACCTAGATTCGATGTTATTGAAATAATAAAGTACGAACAGAATAAAACAGCCATACGACATATAGTAAATGCTTTTTAATTTGTAGAGAATCGAGGTAATAATCATGTTATCAAAAGTTAAATCATGTGTACTTCATGGACTAGAAGGGAATATAGTCGAAGTGGAGGTTGATTTGTCAAGAGGATTGCCAGGATTTATAGTGGTAGGATTGCCGGATATTTCTATTCGTGAATCTAAAGAAAGAGTTAGAACTGCGATTTCTAATTCAGGATATGATTTTCCAATAAAAAAGGTTACGGTAAATCTATCGCCAGCAAATCTTAGGAAGGAGGGGTCTCAATTGGATTTGCCTATAGCTATAGCGTTGCTAGCAGCTATGGGAGAAATAAAAAAAGCAGAAAATTTAAATGAAATATGTATTTTAGGAGAAATTTCATTAGATGGTGGGATAAATAGGATAGATGGTGCACTTCCTATGATTATAGCAATGAAACAATTGGGGTATAAGAAGTTTATTGTTCCTAGCTCAAATAAAGACGAGTGTTCGGCAATAAAGGATGTCTATGTTTATGAGTTTAATGAGCTAAGGCAGGTTGTAGAATGGTTTAATGGAGATTTGAATAAAAAGCCATATTTGAATGAAAAAATTGTATTTAATCAAGAAAAAACTGTGCTAGATTTTTCGGATGTGAAGGGACAAAAACAAGTTAAAAGAGCAGCTGAAATTGCAGCTGCTGGAGCACATAATATGCTTATGATCGGACCACCAGGCTCGGGAAAAAGTATGATAGCGCAAAGGTTTCCTTCAATATTACCAAGTTTAAGTTTTGAAGAGGCTTTAGAAGTTACTAAAATCCATAGCGTTGCAGGTTTGCTTAAGAATGGGTGTCTCATAAGGTCAAGGCAATTTAGGGCTCCACATCATACTATTTCAAAAACTGCACTAGTTGGAGGCGGTATAAAACCAATGCCTGGAGAAGTTTCTCTTGCACATCTTGGAGTATTGTTTTTGGATGAACTTCCAGAATTTAATAGAGCGACATTAGAGGCATTAAGACAACCATTAGAAGATGGAGTTGTCACCATAAGTAGAGTTCAGGGGAGTTATACTTATCCATGTTCTGAGATAATGCTAGCTGCAGCAAATCCTTGTAAATGTGGGTATTACGGGGATCCAAGACATGAATGCACATGTACTAGTGCGGAAATAGATAGATATATTAATAAGTTGAGTGGACCATTTTTAGATCGCATGGACATACAAGTTGATGTATCATGTGTAAATATATCGGATTTACAAAATCATGCGAAAGAGGAGAGCTCTAGTGAAATTAGATCTAGAGTAGAAGCTGCTAGAAACATTCAAAGAGAAAGGTACAAAGAAGATGGGATATATTCTAATTCGGAGCTTCAGGGCAAGAATATTGAAAAATATTGTGTTTTAGATAATAATGCGAAGAAGATGCTTGAGATGGCATTTGAAAGGATGAAGTTGAGCGCTAGGGGATACAATAATATACTTAAAATATCTAGAACGATAGCTGATTTGGAAAGAAGCAAAGAGATAAATGAAACGCATATAGCTGAGGCGTTACAGTATAGACAATTAGATAGAAAATATCATTGATTGAATTAAAATTTGAATGAATTTTATGAAAAAGGTTTACATAGAGCTAGTTTAGACTTATAATATAAATTGTCGTTGGCTCTAGAATATTATGAATATTCTCAAAAATGGAGATGAACGCTGTGAATGAGCGAGATATAATCATTTGGTTAACGAGTTTACGAGGAGTAGGTCCTCAAACTATATTGTTTTTGAAGCAGTATTTTGGTTCACTAGATGAATTTTGGCATTCTAGTGAAAAGGATATACCATTGAATGTTTTACCTAAGCGAAAGCGTGATATACTTAGGAAAATTTATTCTTATAAAAAGAACAGTATAAATTTCGATTATTTTGAGAAATTAGAACATGAAGGAGTTTCAGTGGTTGTTAATTGCGATGACAAATTTCCCAAAAAACTTAGAGATATTCCCCAATCACCATGTGTACTTTATTACAAGGGAAATATTCAAGAAGTAGATAAATCTCTTGCGATAGTAGGGCCTAGAAAGGCAAGTTACTATGGGCGTTGGGCTGCAGAGAAGTATTCGAGAGAAATTGCAAAAGCAGGAGTTTGTATAGTAAGTGGTTTGGCGAAGGGTATAGATGCTATAGCACATAAAGGAGCATTAGAAGCAAATCAAATAACTTATGCAGTATTGGGAAATGGGCTGGATAGAGTTTATCCAAAATGTAATGAAAAATTATATAGTCAAATTGAAGAATCTGGAGCGCTGATTTCAGAATATCCACTTGGAATGGAGCCAAAAGCATCGAATTTTCCGCAAAGAAATAGAATTATAAGTGGTTTGTCTGATGCGGTTTTTGTCGTAGAGGCAAAAAAGAAAAGTGGTACGTTGATTACAGTGGATTATGCTTTGAAACAAGGAAAAGACGTTTTAGTATTACCTGGAAATGTTAATAGTCTATATAGCCAAGGGACAAATCAACTTATTAAAGAAGGGGCTATAATGGTTACAGAGTGTAAAGATGTATTGGAAAATTTATACGGAGTATTTGATTCTAATCCTAAAGATTGTAAGCTACCAGTGCTATCAGAATCAGAAAAAATTGTTTACAATTTGCTTGAGAATGGACCAATTCACTTTGATGCAATAGGCTACGAGACTAATTTTGAAGCATCAAAATTAAATTCAATATTGACTCTTTTAGAAATAAAGGGTATTATAATGAGGTTGCCAAGAAATATATTTCAATTGAGGAATTAATGTATATTAGAAAACATTAGTGTTTTTACGATAGATTATAAGCCTTTGAAGAAAACAATTGAAAGAAAAAAACATTATAAGATGCCAAATACACAAAATTCGGAGGTGCAAATATTGGCTAAGAGTTTAGTAATAGTGGAGTCACCAGCAAAGGCTAAGACTATAGGAAAATTTTTAGGAAAAAATTATAAAGTAAAATCATCGGTAGGTCATATTAGAGATTTGCCTAAAAGCAAGATTGGTATAGATGTAGAGAATAATTTTGAACCAAGGTATATTACTATTAGAGGAAAAGGTCCTGTATTAGCTGAATTGAAGAAAGAAGCTAAAAAAGTAGACCGAGTATATCTTGCAACTGACCCCGACCGTGAAGGGGAAGCAATATCATGGCATTTAGCTGCTGCATTAGGACTGTCTTCTACAGAGGCTAATCGCATTGAATTCAATGAAATAACGAAAAATGCGGTCAAAAACGCAGTTAAAAATCCTAGGAAAATCAATCAGGATTTGGTTGATGCTCAGCAAGCTAGAAGGATACTAGATAGGTTAGTAGGTTATTCTATAAGTCCTTTACTTTGGAAGAAAGTTTCAAAGGGACTTAGTGCTGGTAGGGTTCAATCGGTTACGACAAAGTTGATTTGTGATAGAGAAAGAGAAATAGAAGATTTTATTCCAGATGAGTACTGGTCAATAGAAGGTAAATTTTCTAAAGCTAGAGTTAAGATTGAAGCGAAGTATTCTGGGAAAAAGATTGGCAAGAAGATAGAAAAAATTGAACTGAAAAACGAAGAAGAAACTAATAATTTATTAGCTGAGATTGATAGAGATGCTTTTTTTGTAGATCAAATAAAAACTACAACGAAACAGAAAAAACCTGTACCACCATATACTACGAGTTCATTACAACAGGACGCTGCAAAAAAGATTGGTTTTTCTACAAAGAAGACTATGAGAATTGCGCAGCAATTGTATGAAGGTATAGATATAAAGGGTGAGGGAACAATCGGTTTGATTACTTATATCAGAACGGATTCTGTTCGTATATCAGAAGAAGCATTAGATGCAGTTGCAGATTATATAGCACAAAATTTTGATGAAAAATATTATTGTGGAAAACAGAAGTATGGCAAGAAGAAAAAATCAGTTCAAGATGCTCATGAGGCTATAAGACCTTCAAAGGTTGAATTGGAGCCTGATAAAATAAAAGAGTCGCTTAGTAGAGAGCAATATAGACTTTATAGCCTTATTTGGCAAAGGTTTGTTGCATCTCAAATGGCACCAGCTGAGGTTGAGACTGTTACTATAGCTCTCAATTCGAATGATCATATATTTAAGACTAGTGGTTCAAGACTTTCATTTAAAGGTTTTATGGAAGTTTATGATAAAAAAAATACTGCATATAAATTTAAAATGCCTAAAGTTGGTGAAGGCGATAAAATGAAGTGTGACGAGCTTGAAGGCAAACAACATTTCACTAAGCCGCCGGCTCGTTATTCAGAGGCTTCTTTGGTAAAAACTATGGAGGAACTTGGTATAGGAAGACCGAGTACATATGCTCCTACAGTAGCTACTATTTTAGCTAGGCGTTATGTTTATCTTGAAACAAAGCAGTTCTATCCAACGGATTTAGGATTCATTGTAACTGAGATATTAGAGCAGTACTTTAAAAAAATTATGGATAAAGATTTTACAGCGCAAATGGAGGCTGATCTTGATAGAATAGAAGAAGGATCTTTTGCTTGGCAAGAAGTAATAGGTGCTTTCTATAAGGATTTTGAAAAAGATTTGAAAATTGCTGAAGAAGAAATTAGTCAAATTGAGATAAAAGATGAAGAAACAGATGAAATTTGTGAAAAGTGTGGGCGCAATATGGTTAAAAAAAGAGGCCGATTTGGTGAGTTTTTAGCTTGTCCAGGATATCCAGAATGTAGAAATACAAAACCAATTATAGTTAAGATTGGTGTAACATGCCCTAAATGTGAAAAGGGTGAAATTATTGAAAAAAGATCTAAGAAAGGAAGAACATTCTATGGTTGTGATCAATATCCAGAATGTGATTTTGTTTCATGGGATCGCCCACATACTGAAAAATGTCCAGTTTGTGGTGAGTTAACAGTGGTGAAAAGGCGAAAAGGAAAAAATTACTTGAGATGTACAGTGTGCGGTCATCAAGAAGAAATTAAGGAAATAGAGTAAAGAATTTTGGGAGGTAACATATGAGTGAATCATTATTGACTAAGACAAGAAGGCTGAATAAAATATTACAGGATAGCGGTAATAATCCTGTATCGTTTGAGGATTTGAGCCGTACGCTTGGAGAAATATTAGGGTCTGAAGTATATATTACTAGTAGAAGAGGTAAGATACTAGGAGCATCGGTTGATCAAGAACAATTAATAGTTGCGGTTACAGATGATGATATGCGATTGGATGCAGAGTATAATGAAAAATTATTAAAGATCAAAGAAACTAAAGAAAACTTAAGCAGTGAAAATGCGCCTGAATTGTTAGCTCTTTGCAATGATGAGTGTGCTACTATGACTATTATTCCAATCCACAGTGCTAAAGACAGATTAGGAACTTTAGTTCTTAATAGAAAAGATAAGAAGTTTACAGAAGATGATTTAGTGCTTTGTGAGTATAGTGCTACTATAGTTGGAATGGAAATTATTAGAGCTAAAAATGATGAATTAGAAGAAGAAGTTAGAAAAAAAGCAATAGTTCAAATCGCTATTGGTACATTATCGTATTCGGAATTAGAAGCTATTGAGCATATTTTGAAGGAACTTGAAGGCGAGGAAGGTTTGTTAGTTGCAAGTAAAATTGCGGACAGAGTAGGTATAACTCGTTCAGTTATAGTAAATGCACTTAGAAAGTTTGAAAGTGCAGGTGTTATAGAATCTAGGTCACTCGGAATGAAGGGTACGTATATTAGAATATTAAATGAGTATTTATTAGCAGAGCTAAATATCGTCAAGTAAAAATTTGAATAGAATTATTAATATTTAAAGAGGAAAGATTTATAAATCTTTCCTCTTTTTTTAAAGAAAGTGCAGAATTTTGCCGATTAATTTAGTGTAGAGTGTTATTAATACTTTTAAAATGAGTCGAAATCATATAAAATAGAATAAAGAGATTTAGGAGGCGATATGGATGGGCCGAAATCTATTAGGAATATCTTTTGATAGAGTAGAACTTATGAATCGTGCTTTAGATGGAGCGTGGAAGAGAAATAAAGTATTAAATCATAACTTATCTAACGTT
This portion of the Tissierellales bacterium genome encodes:
- the ffh gene encoding signal recognition particle protein → MVFENLAEKLQNSLNKLKGKGKLTEKDVSDAMREVKLALLEADVNFKVVKQFIKTVKERSIGSEVMESLTPGQQVIKIVNEELTKLMGETESKLELSGKPAVIMLCGLQGAGKTTASGKLASLLKKKGKRPLLVACDVYRPAAIKQLQVVGEKVGVPVFSMGDKESPVKIAAEGIAQAKENNNDLVIVDTAGRLHIDDNLMEELEEIKASVNPCEILLVVDAMTGQDAVSVAQTFNDRLSITGTILSKLDGDARGGAALSIREVTGSPIKFIGVGEKLDESALEVFYPDRMASRILGMGDMLSLIEKAQANYDEKKALELEQKIKDQSFTFDDFLDQMQQMKKMGSLTDIIGMLPGVNSKQLKNLNVDDKEISRVEAIILSMTKQERANPEIIDASRRKRIARGSGMKVQDVNRLLKQFKETKKMMKQFAGMEKMMKKKGKKGKFGLNPFR
- the rpsP gene encoding 30S ribosomal protein S16, with amino-acid sequence MAVKIRLKRMGSKKKPFYRVVVADSRAPRDGKFIEEIGYYNPVSEPKVVKIDDEKAKKWLANGAKPTETVNKLFKGNGITE
- a CDS encoding KH domain-containing protein, whose amino-acid sequence is MKELVEVIAKSLVDNPDEVVVNEVQGTNTTIIELKVASDDMGKVIGKQGKIAKAIRTVVKAAAIKDKKRVVVEII
- the rimM gene encoding ribosome maturation factor RimM (Essential for efficient processing of 16S rRNA) translates to MIKYIMVGVMMMRELVKIGSISSAKGLKGEFKVFPENDEIFYLEIGDKIFIEGVFEDLVIEKISEYKNMVTIKLKNYNHIDQIKKLKNQGIFIDKQDSKVEEEEGLSAREVIGFAVINNSNDENLGEVINSIGSSSQEVLVVNKDEKEWMIPFVEAFIEEIDEEEKVLRVSVIEGMI
- the trmD gene encoding tRNA (guanosine(37)-N1)-methyltransferase TrmD; protein product: MKIDILTLFPRMFDGVLQESIIKRAIEKDLVEIEAIDFRIFSEDKHNRVDDYPFGGGAGMVIKPEPIARALKSIEGYEDARVIYMSPKGSVLNQKKSNELAEDNHLIIICGHYEGIDQRFIDNYVDEEISIGDYVLTGGEIPAMALVDTIVRLLPDALGKQESYEEDSHYKGLLEYPHYTRPRVFEGEEVPEVLLSGHHANVDKWRHEKSLEITAKNRPDMIEKYDLTKNDIKYLKEKGYGIKK
- the rplS gene encoding 50S ribosomal protein L19 → MDLIKMIEQEQLREVIEFNVGDTVQVYYHIKEGNRERVQMFEGTVIKRQGTGARETFTVRRISYGVGVERVFPVHSPKIEKMKVVREGKVRRARLHYLRERTGKSARVKAKTNY
- the ylqF gene encoding ribosome biogenesis GTPase YlqF, which produces MNINWFPGHMKKTRELIQKNLKLVDIVYEVIDARIPVSSRNPEIDQLVQSKPRVIIMNKADLASETGNAAWKRYFEKQGYPTLFMEQNKTKSVKKLIQVTEKAMGDKRAKQLEKGIVNRPIRIMIVGIPNAGKSTIINALAKRKSTQTGNRPGVTKGKQWVKLANNLELLDTPGILWPKFEDEEVAKHLAFTGAIRDEIMDTETLALRLIERLILIDPMYLEERYKVEVNVDNGLDTMEIIARKRGCIMKSREIDYTRIAHIILDEFRRAIIGRITLEFPEK
- a CDS encoding EscU/YscU/HrcU family type III secretion system export apparatus switch protein; its protein translation is MSKEKKAIALRYIPDEDSAPKVLAKGKGYVAERIIKTAEDAKVNVVENKEVAESLFNVEIASEIPSDMFEAVAGILAFVYQLDREFE
- a CDS encoding YraN family protein, which produces MNNRSKGAHGERIAIKYLSDKGYELLDMNYWVKFGEVDLIMLHGEFIVFVEVKMRWDCDKGWPVEAVTPKKQKNIRQVANIYWQMGQWKNKQPRFDVIEIIKYEQNKTAIRHIVNAF
- a CDS encoding YifB family Mg chelatase-like AAA ATPase, which produces MLSKVKSCVLHGLEGNIVEVEVDLSRGLPGFIVVGLPDISIRESKERVRTAISNSGYDFPIKKVTVNLSPANLRKEGSQLDLPIAIALLAAMGEIKKAENLNEICILGEISLDGGINRIDGALPMIIAMKQLGYKKFIVPSSNKDECSAIKDVYVYEFNELRQVVEWFNGDLNKKPYLNEKIVFNQEKTVLDFSDVKGQKQVKRAAEIAAAGAHNMLMIGPPGSGKSMIAQRFPSILPSLSFEEALEVTKIHSVAGLLKNGCLIRSRQFRAPHHTISKTALVGGGIKPMPGEVSLAHLGVLFLDELPEFNRATLEALRQPLEDGVVTISRVQGSYTYPCSEIMLAAANPCKCGYYGDPRHECTCTSAEIDRYINKLSGPFLDRMDIQVDVSCVNISDLQNHAKEESSSEIRSRVEAARNIQRERYKEDGIYSNSELQGKNIEKYCVLDNNAKKMLEMAFERMKLSARGYNNILKISRTIADLERSKEINETHIAEALQYRQLDRKYH
- the dprA gene encoding DNA-processing protein DprA gives rise to the protein MNERDIIIWLTSLRGVGPQTILFLKQYFGSLDEFWHSSEKDIPLNVLPKRKRDILRKIYSYKKNSINFDYFEKLEHEGVSVVVNCDDKFPKKLRDIPQSPCVLYYKGNIQEVDKSLAIVGPRKASYYGRWAAEKYSREIAKAGVCIVSGLAKGIDAIAHKGALEANQITYAVLGNGLDRVYPKCNEKLYSQIEESGALISEYPLGMEPKASNFPQRNRIISGLSDAVFVVEAKKKSGTLITVDYALKQGKDVLVLPGNVNSLYSQGTNQLIKEGAIMVTECKDVLENLYGVFDSNPKDCKLPVLSESEKIVYNLLENGPIHFDAIGYETNFEASKLNSILTLLEIKGIIMRLPRNIFQLRN